A genomic window from Streptomyces sp. 846.5 includes:
- a CDS encoding helix-turn-helix domain-containing protein: MGESALGVVSEPGGVSSGWAGGRSVLEGAFGLLGVVELAGEAGLTWLASESGLPKTTAHRLLEQLVELGAVERCGVGYRMGPRMFQLGQGWTPHAGLWPAARGPLRRLAGATGVTVGINVLRHGETLVLDWLPGEADVPGPLQHRVTWPWFTAAGKVMVAQADPRLPLDPLPGSWRREAAAIRDGGAAYDREELVAGVCCVAVPLYGAGSAPVAALCAAVDPSYRLDRLCDVVQRTGRAISARLRSVR, translated from the coding sequence ATGGGGGAGTCGGCGCTGGGGGTCGTGTCCGAACCCGGTGGTGTGTCGTCGGGGTGGGCCGGTGGGCGCAGTGTGCTGGAGGGCGCCTTCGGTCTGCTGGGGGTGGTGGAACTGGCCGGGGAGGCGGGGCTGACCTGGCTGGCGTCGGAGAGCGGGCTGCCCAAGACGACCGCCCACCGGCTGCTGGAGCAGCTGGTGGAACTGGGTGCGGTCGAGCGGTGCGGCGTCGGTTACCGGATGGGTCCGCGGATGTTCCAGCTCGGGCAGGGGTGGACACCGCATGCGGGGCTCTGGCCGGCCGCGCGGGGGCCGTTGCGGCGACTGGCGGGGGCCACCGGCGTCACGGTGGGGATCAATGTGCTGCGTCACGGGGAGACCCTGGTCCTGGACTGGCTGCCGGGCGAGGCCGATGTGCCGGGACCGCTGCAGCACAGGGTGACCTGGCCGTGGTTCACCGCGGCGGGCAAGGTGATGGTGGCCCAGGCGGATCCGCGCCTCCCGCTGGACCCGCTGCCCGGATCCTGGCGGCGGGAGGCGGCGGCGATCCGCGATGGCGGCGCCGCGTACGACCGGGAGGAACTGGTGGCGGGGGTGTGCTGCGTCGCGGTGCCGCTGTACGGCGCGGGCAGCGCCCCGGTGGCCGCCCTGTGCGCCGCCGTCGACCCCTCCTACCGCCTGGACCGGCTCTGCGACGTCGTACAACGAACCGGCCGAGCGATCAGCGCCCGACTGCGCTCGGTGCGGTAG
- a CDS encoding PLP-dependent aminotransferase family protein, translating into MPHHDHPQAVPIRAEQALTGSHIATLLLQPIGDDASYRELARAISRLVLDGQIALHVRLPSERTLARALGTSRTTVTAAYNQLRDTGFVHSQRGSGTWTSLPSGHALANVSRTAAPEDAAVDLARAAPGLPEEVMAQALTSVSAQLGAHTRTPGYHPYGLLELRRAVADHFTGRGLATTPEQVLVTAGAQHALSLVLGLLCSTGDRVLTETPSYPNALEAMRRHGLRTLSVPVGSQGWDVDIIDATLRQTVPTLAYLIPDFHNPTGLLMPAQTRPRILRTAQRTGTWLVIDESLAELALDVPAPAPFASHGSPAESTRVITIGSMSKTYWGGLRVGWLRAPSDLIDELASQRIATDLGGSVLDQLLALYLLRRAAQLLPPRLELLRQQRAALHEALATQIPAWSWQQPPGGLALWVDLGQPTGSAIADRARHRGVRIESGSWFSADPGVCETRLRIPFTLPAATLHEAVQRLASTLVDLPTAPSQRRPQWIA; encoded by the coding sequence ATGCCGCACCACGACCACCCGCAGGCCGTGCCCATCCGCGCCGAGCAAGCACTGACGGGTAGTCACATCGCAACGCTCCTGCTCCAGCCCATCGGCGACGACGCCTCCTACCGCGAGCTGGCCCGAGCCATCAGCCGACTCGTGCTCGACGGGCAGATCGCCCTGCATGTCCGGCTGCCCTCGGAACGCACACTCGCGCGCGCCCTCGGCACCAGCCGCACCACGGTCACCGCCGCCTACAACCAGCTCAGAGACACCGGTTTTGTCCACAGTCAGCGCGGCTCGGGTACCTGGACCTCGCTGCCGAGCGGACACGCACTGGCCAACGTCTCGCGTACAGCCGCCCCCGAGGATGCCGCCGTCGACCTCGCCCGGGCCGCACCCGGGCTGCCCGAGGAGGTCATGGCCCAGGCCCTGACCTCGGTGTCCGCACAGCTCGGCGCCCATACCCGCACCCCCGGCTACCACCCCTACGGGCTCCTGGAACTGCGCCGCGCGGTCGCCGACCACTTCACCGGCCGCGGCCTGGCCACCACACCCGAGCAGGTCCTGGTCACCGCTGGCGCCCAGCACGCGCTCTCCCTGGTCCTCGGGCTCCTGTGCTCCACCGGGGACCGCGTGCTGACCGAGACACCCTCCTACCCGAACGCCCTGGAGGCGATGCGCCGGCACGGACTGCGCACCCTGTCCGTGCCGGTCGGCAGCCAGGGCTGGGACGTCGACATCATCGACGCGACGCTGCGCCAGACCGTCCCGACGCTGGCCTACCTGATCCCCGACTTCCACAACCCCACCGGCCTGCTGATGCCCGCCCAGACCCGTCCCCGCATCCTGCGCACCGCGCAGCGGACCGGCACCTGGCTCGTCATCGACGAGAGCCTTGCCGAACTCGCACTCGATGTCCCGGCGCCGGCACCCTTCGCCTCCCACGGCTCGCCCGCCGAGAGTACCCGCGTCATCACCATCGGCTCGATGAGCAAGACCTACTGGGGCGGGCTCCGTGTCGGCTGGCTGCGCGCACCCTCCGACCTCATCGACGAGCTCGCCTCCCAGCGGATCGCCACCGACCTCGGCGGCTCCGTCCTGGACCAGCTCCTGGCCCTGTACCTGCTCCGGCGCGCCGCCCAGCTCCTCCCGCCACGACTCGAGCTCCTGCGCCAACAGCGCGCGGCACTGCACGAAGCCCTGGCGACGCAGATCCCCGCCTGGTCATGGCAGCAGCCCCCCGGCGGACTGGCACTGTGGGTCGATCTCGGCCAGCCCACGGGCTCCGCCATCGCCGACCGGGCCCGCCACCGCGGCGTACGCATCGAAAGCGGCTCCTGGTTCTCCGCAGACCCAGGAGTATGCGAGACACGACTGCGAATCCCCTTCACCCTTCCCGCCGCCACCCTCCACGAGGCCGTCCAACGCCTGGCCAGCACCCTCGTCGATCTGCCCACCGCACCGAGCCAACGCCGGCCGCAATGGATCGCCTGA